A stretch of Channa argus isolate prfri chromosome 16, Channa argus male v1.0, whole genome shotgun sequence DNA encodes these proteins:
- the LOC137101916 gene encoding adhesion G-protein coupled receptor G5-like, producing the protein MLQQDVKHVRVFVVKTLLLWMLCSGENCNQKKILVISFKIPVCPFPSDLIYNFTGKKICFHFGKDEKTADCCQKDFNCKMELENYNSIRLNKKILSDQDIVVMKEPDQTYNCTPSMFKKPGFMLNVDNCLNIGVKNIRLTQDGLENCSGDDANSCTGLTQDDYNLTFNSNWNINCVSCKTNGIKPNVSLIFNITGTFNPENATKLMKNLSSLLGDHTMAAITIGDVKGVITKLPPKNFTSINVGFTGNDDISMVQDNEMGTGFSYLVQIPAEASSMAVKRNGSVAGVLRFPGIHQDDPNSFFFNNQMMGIDMGAEISNLSQTINIQFTNVNKSGKVVSCRSWNGTGEKPIWITDGCHTVENGDSISCQCSHLTFFALLMSPPTTNISSSDFKSLNYITSIGCGLSMFFLAVALFMQFLIRKGKASQATNILMNLFVAMFILNFSFLVNESLANLEIFSVCVTTAAVMHYTMLATFSWFFIQALHIYMNLWKFPAKIKHYLMKIYIAGWATPAIVVITLLALNKYGFLVIYTNDGSSAKMCWINDFVIHQGVNIGYYAVVFIFTLIIFIVTVQQIVVFKPTAAKSKDNSSVKTNTFSILSLFLLLGITWAFAFFSHGPLLLASYYIFTILNSFQGFFLFIYYYFSSRIVGEDKSLMLSYSSKDTINTVVTTST; encoded by the exons ATGTTACAGCAGGATGTCAAGCATGTCAGGGTGTTTGTGGTGAAGACACTTTTGTTGTGGATGTTGTGCTCAG GGGAGAActgtaaccaaaaaaaaatattggttATCTCTTTCAAAATACCAGTTTGTCCGTTTCCTTCAG ACTTAATTTACAATTTCActgggaaaaaaatctgttttcattttggtaaAGATGAAAAAACTGCAG ACTGTTGTCAGAAAGATTTCAACTGCAAGATGGAACTTGAAAACTACAACAGCATCAGACTGAACAAAAAAATTCTGTCCGACCAAGATATTGTTGTGATGAAAGAACCCGATCAAACCTATAATTGTACGCCATCAATGTTCAAAAAGCCAG GTTTCATGTTAAACGTTGACAACTGCTTGAATATTG GTGTGAAGAATATTAGACTGACCCAAGATGGCCTGGAAAACTGTTCAGGCGATGATGCAAATTCTTGCACAG GTTTAACACAAGATGACTACAACCTCACCTTTAATTCTAATTGGAATATAAATTGTGTGTCATGTAAGACAAATGGAATAAAGCCAAATGTTTCACTTATTTTCAACATAACAGGCACTTTCAACCCAGAAAATGCAAC AAAGCTCATGAAGAATCTCTCCTCCCTGTTGGGCGATCACACCATGGCAGCCATCACAATAGGCGATGTTAAGGGTGTGATCACTAAACTTCCCCCTAAAAATTTCACTAGCATCAACGTTGGCTTCACAGGAAATGACGATATAAGT ATGGTTCAGGATAATGAAATGGGGACCGGGTTCTCTTATTTGGTGCAAATCCCTGCAGAGGCCAGTAGCATGGCAGTTAAGAGAAATGGTTCAGTTGCTGGAGTTCTGCGTTTCCCAGGAATCCATCAG GATGACCCCAACAGTTTCTTTTTCAACAATCAAATGATGGGAATTGACATGGGAGCAGAGATATCCAATCTGTCACAAACTATAAATATTCAATTCACTAATGTGAACAAG AGTGGAAAGGTTGTCTCTTGTAGGTCATGGAATGGCACAG GAGAGAAGCCGATCTGGATCACAGATGGCTGTCACACAGTTGAGAATGGTGACAGCATCTCATGCCAGTGCTCTCATCTGACATTTTTTGCTTTACTGATG TCACCTCCAACCACAAACATAAGTTCTTCAGATTTTAAGTCTCTGAACTATATCACATCAATCGGCTGTGGCCTGTCTATGTTTTTCTTGGCTGTGGCTCTCTTCATGCAATTTCTTATTAG AAAAGGGAAAGCAAGCCAAGCAACTAACATTCTGATGAACCTCTTCGTAGCCATGTTTATCCTCAATTTCTCCTTCCTGGTGAATGAGAGCTTGGCCAACCTGGAGAtcttcagtgtctgtgtgacaacagcagcagttatGCACTACACCATGTTGGCTACCTTTTCCTGGTTTTTCATACAGGCTTTACACATATACATGAATCTGTGGAAATTCCCtgctaaaatcaaacattatttGATGAAGATTTACATCGCAGGATGGG CCACACCAGCTATTGTGGTGATCACTCTGCTTGCCTTGAACAAATATGGTTTCCTGGTCATATATACAAACGACGGGAGTTCAGCAAAAAT GTGCTGGATCAATGATTTTGTTATCCACCAGGGGGTCAACATTGGTTACTATGCTGTAGTGTTCATCTTCACCCTGATCATATTCATCGTAACTGTGCAGCAGATTGTTGTCTTTAAGCCGACAGCAGCGAAAAGCAAGGACAACAGCTCAGTTAAGACAAACACCTTCTCCATTCTGagcctgttcctcctcctcGGCATCACCTGGGCCTTTGCTTTTTTCAGCCATGGACCCCTGCTCTTAGCCTCCTACTATATCTTCACCATCCTCAACTCCTTTCAAG GTTTCTTCCTGTTCATCTACTATTACTTTTCCAGCAGGATTGTTGGAGAGGATAAAAGCCTCATGCTCAGCTACAGCAGCAAAGATACAATAAACACAGTTGTGACTACTTCTACTTAG